One genomic window of candidate division KSB1 bacterium includes the following:
- a CDS encoding FAD-dependent oxidoreductase — protein sequence MEKGVLVIGGGIAGIQAALDLANARVRVYLVERAPSLGGHMAQLDKTFPTMDCSI from the coding sequence ATGGAGAAGGGCGTTCTGGTCATAGGCGGCGGGATTGCCGGGATTCAAGCGGCGTTGGACCTGGCAAATGCGCGGGTCCGCGTCTACCTGGTGGAGAGGGCGCCCAGTCTGGGTGGGCACATGGCCCAACTGGACAAGACCTTTCCCACCATGGACTGCTCCATCTGA